The proteins below come from a single Chryseobacterium capnotolerans genomic window:
- a CDS encoding winged helix-turn-helix transcriptional regulator, with product MAKIIENGTEREATCTEELFAMRDSLDVLGGKWKLMILRYLTNRTDQQIHFKKLERGIDGISAKMLSKELKELETNLLITRTIQDTKPITVTYAVTEYGKSVLPVTETLVNWGLLHREKVKKSMNSSAS from the coding sequence ATGGCAAAAATTATTGAAAACGGAACCGAAAGAGAAGCAACCTGTACTGAGGAATTATTCGCTATGCGGGATAGTCTGGATGTTCTTGGTGGAAAATGGAAATTGATGATCCTTCGTTATCTGACCAACAGAACGGATCAGCAGATTCATTTTAAAAAGCTTGAACGTGGTATTGACGGAATTTCTGCTAAAATGCTGAGTAAGGAATTGAAAGAATTGGAAACAAACCTTCTGATTACAAGAACAATTCAGGATACCAAACCTATTACGGTTACCTATGCGGTTACAGAATATGGAAAATCAGTACTTCCGGTAACAGAGACACTGGTGAACTGGGGGTTGCTTCATAGGGAGAAGGTCAAGAAATCGATGAACTCTTCTGCATCTTAA
- a CDS encoding NADP-dependent oxidoreductase, whose amino-acid sequence MKAVILNKNFKLEDGFIEKPQPKNNEVLIHIKASGFNPIDYQMLENELERKLIRSPILGRELSGIVVEKGADVTQFNIGDEVFCGSGSMGSNGTYAEYISVPEAIVSLKPKNISFEQAASIPSAGLTSLQIFKRLKLQPEQTILITGAAGGVGSFLIKILLAHHIDNFIATVGSEENKKMLLNLGVKNHQIVNYKEDNLVENILKANQHLPFDIGIDLVGNYMAEITAEVLKINGTYVDVTALVTQKAHELLFNKGTVMMNISNYSYSMVKQYDYYKNSLDEIAQLIENSIIIPSQYKIIGNLSLETVLEAHSILKNNQTQGHKLIMKNS is encoded by the coding sequence ATGAAAGCGGTTATTTTAAATAAGAATTTTAAACTTGAAGACGGTTTTATTGAAAAACCTCAACCCAAAAATAATGAAGTATTAATTCATATCAAAGCCAGTGGTTTCAACCCGATCGATTACCAAATGTTGGAGAATGAACTGGAACGAAAATTAATCCGTTCACCCATTTTAGGGAGAGAATTATCAGGAATTGTTGTAGAAAAAGGAGCTGATGTCACTCAGTTTAACATCGGAGATGAAGTATTTTGTGGCAGCGGTTCTATGGGAAGCAATGGTACTTATGCCGAATATATTTCAGTTCCCGAAGCTATCGTTTCACTCAAACCTAAAAATATTTCCTTTGAACAGGCAGCTTCTATTCCATCAGCAGGATTGACTTCCTTGCAAATTTTTAAAAGACTGAAATTACAGCCGGAGCAAACTATTCTTATTACCGGTGCTGCCGGAGGAGTAGGTTCCTTTTTAATCAAAATTTTATTGGCTCATCATATAGACAACTTCATTGCTACTGTTGGTAGTGAGGAAAATAAAAAAATGCTTCTCAATCTGGGGGTAAAAAATCATCAGATTGTTAATTACAAAGAAGACAATCTTGTAGAAAATATATTAAAGGCTAACCAGCATCTGCCTTTTGATATTGGAATTGATCTGGTTGGAAATTATATGGCTGAAATCACAGCTGAGGTATTAAAAATCAATGGAACTTATGTAGATGTCACAGCTCTTGTCACCCAAAAAGCTCATGAACTTCTCTTCAACAAAGGAACTGTAATGATGAATATCTCTAACTATTCGTACAGCATGGTTAAGCAGTATGATTACTACAAAAACAGTCTGGACGAAATTGCACAACTTATTGAAAATAGCATCATCATTCCATCACAATATAAAATAATAGGCAATCTTTCTTTGGAAACTGTTCTGGAAGCACACTCTATCCTTAAAAACAATCAGACCCAAGGTCATAAACTTATCATGAAAAATTCATAA
- a CDS encoding cupin domain-containing protein gives MNKIPRRIVTGIKDGKSIIIEDQQVENAVEHFPGLIISDVWNTQTMPASLGFETPIPNTGFPQTPKNGTYFRYVVVPPDKDLGFEFKKGEPHPMMHQTPTLDYIIILSGELHLIMEEGETLLKPGDIVIQRGTNHAWSNKSDEPCIQLAVLIDAEVIK, from the coding sequence ATGAACAAAATACCAAGACGCATCGTAACAGGAATTAAAGACGGAAAATCTATCATTATAGAAGATCAACAGGTTGAAAATGCAGTAGAACATTTCCCCGGGCTGATTATTTCAGACGTATGGAACACTCAGACAATGCCTGCAAGCTTAGGCTTTGAAACCCCAATTCCAAACACTGGTTTTCCGCAAACCCCTAAAAACGGAACCTATTTCCGATATGTGGTTGTTCCACCAGATAAAGATTTAGGATTTGAATTCAAAAAAGGAGAGCCTCATCCCATGATGCACCAGACTCCCACATTAGATTATATTATTATTCTTTCCGGCGAGCTTCATTTGATCATGGAAGAAGGAGAAACACTTTTAAAACCTGGAGACATCGTAATCCAACGAGGCACCAACCACGCATGGAGCAACAAGTCCGATGAGCCATGCATACAACTGGCTGTTTTAATAGACGCTGAGGTTATAAAGTAA
- a CDS encoding thioredoxin family protein: MKTGTFSELEHLQKESPKPVVIHLYTDWCSVCKIESYRLNKDKDLVEIMNDHFYLIHFEAEKTREKISFQGKEFEYLSNGNSGIHELALALSKNKEQPVYPLWIFLDKNQNLVYYQEGLLTPEKMKQKLLEISAL; encoded by the coding sequence ATGAAGACAGGGACTTTTTCTGAGCTGGAGCATCTGCAAAAAGAATCTCCTAAGCCCGTTGTAATCCATCTTTATACAGATTGGTGCTCAGTTTGTAAAATAGAATCTTATCGTTTGAATAAAGATAAAGATCTGGTGGAAATAATGAACGATCACTTTTACCTGATTCATTTTGAGGCTGAAAAAACCAGGGAAAAAATCAGTTTCCAAGGAAAAGAGTTTGAGTACTTATCCAATGGAAATTCGGGTATTCATGAATTAGCCTTGGCATTGTCTAAAAATAAGGAACAGCCTGTATATCCGTTGTGGATTTTTCTGGATAAGAATCAGAATTTAGTATACTATCAGGAAGGATTACTGACTCCTGAAAAAATGAAACAAAAATTGTTGGAGATTTCCGCCTTATAG
- a CDS encoding TonB-dependent receptor plug domain-containing protein, which translates to MKRILFSITFLSSYCFAQETDSLSLNQPIKTDSARVTKKEFKTSTIDDVVVTGTIKPMSRSKSPVAVEIYSQKFFQKNPTPSIFEAIAMVNGVKPQLNCSVCNTGDIHINGLEGPYTMILIDGMPIVSSLSTVYGLSGIPNSLVDRIEVVKGPASSIYGSEAMGGVINIITKNALTAPKLSVDMMTSTWAENNLDLSTKFNLGKNVASLLSLNYFSFKERIDQNKDNFTDSTLQDRISIFNKWNFKRKDNRQASFAMRYLYEDRFGGEMQWNKSFRGSDEVYGESIYTNRAEVFGLYEWPMKEHVVTQFSYNYHDQNSFYGANPFNALQKVAFVQTYWDRSFGKHDITAGVTFKRTFYDDNTPGTLASDGVTNAPMKSPIWGVFVQDQWEINDKNTLLLGYRYDYDKVHHSVHSPRFAWKFSPNPYHTLRFNFGTGFRVVNLFTEDHAALTGSREVVVKSDLQPERSVNGNLNYIWKIPVGTRMVNLDASAFYTYFSNKIVGDFDSDPNRIIYDNLHGYGISRGASLNVDFSFAFPLSVNLGVTYLDVYQKYDDANEKTQQLHAPKWSGTYNLTYKFPSNLTIDFTGQLYGPMRLPVLPNDFRPEYSPFYSLANIQVSKSFKSGFEVYCGIKNLFNFTPKDPLMRPFDPFDKHADDPISNPNHYTFDTAYGYAPMQRIRGFLGVKYTLK; encoded by the coding sequence ATGAAGCGAATATTATTTTCTATTACTTTTTTATCCTCGTATTGTTTTGCCCAGGAGACAGACAGTTTAAGTTTAAATCAACCTATAAAAACAGATTCCGCAAGGGTTACAAAAAAAGAGTTTAAGACAAGTACTATTGATGATGTGGTGGTTACCGGAACCATAAAACCGATGAGCAGGTCAAAAAGTCCTGTGGCAGTTGAAATCTACAGTCAGAAATTTTTTCAGAAAAATCCTACTCCAAGTATTTTTGAAGCCATCGCAATGGTCAATGGGGTAAAACCACAATTGAATTGCTCGGTATGTAATACGGGAGATATTCACATAAACGGTCTGGAAGGCCCCTATACTATGATTCTGATAGACGGAATGCCTATTGTAAGCTCACTTTCCACGGTGTATGGATTAAGTGGTATTCCCAACAGTTTGGTAGACAGGATAGAAGTAGTCAAAGGCCCGGCGTCTTCTATTTATGGTTCTGAAGCAATGGGAGGGGTTATTAATATTATTACAAAAAATGCTTTGACAGCTCCAAAACTGAGTGTAGATATGATGACGAGTACCTGGGCTGAGAATAACCTTGACCTTTCTACCAAGTTTAACCTTGGAAAGAATGTTGCTTCATTATTGAGTTTAAATTATTTCAGCTTTAAAGAAAGGATAGATCAGAACAAAGACAATTTTACAGACTCTACTTTACAGGATAGGATTTCTATTTTTAACAAATGGAATTTTAAAAGAAAAGATAACAGGCAGGCTAGTTTTGCGATGAGATATTTATATGAAGACCGTTTTGGGGGTGAAATGCAGTGGAATAAATCTTTCCGTGGAAGTGATGAAGTGTATGGGGAAAGTATTTATACCAACAGAGCTGAGGTTTTCGGGTTGTATGAATGGCCGATGAAAGAACATGTTGTGACTCAGTTTTCTTATAATTATCATGACCAGAATTCATTTTATGGTGCTAATCCCTTCAATGCTTTGCAAAAAGTAGCCTTTGTGCAAACCTATTGGGACAGAAGTTTCGGAAAACATGATATTACCGCAGGGGTAACTTTTAAAAGAACTTTTTATGATGACAATACTCCAGGAACACTGGCATCAGATGGGGTAACGAATGCTCCGATGAAGTCGCCGATTTGGGGAGTGTTTGTTCAGGATCAATGGGAGATTAATGATAAAAATACCTTGTTGTTAGGCTATCGTTATGATTATGATAAGGTACATCATTCTGTACATTCCCCGAGATTTGCTTGGAAGTTTTCCCCGAACCCGTATCATACGCTAAGATTCAATTTCGGAACAGGATTCAGAGTAGTTAATCTTTTTACTGAGGATCATGCAGCATTGACAGGTTCCAGAGAAGTGGTAGTGAAATCAGATTTGCAGCCTGAAAGATCTGTGAACGGAAATTTAAATTATATCTGGAAGATTCCTGTAGGAACAAGAATGGTGAACCTTGATGCATCTGCGTTCTATACCTATTTCAGTAATAAAATTGTTGGTGATTTCGATTCTGATCCGAATAGAATTATATATGATAACCTTCATGGATATGGAATTTCCAGAGGAGCTTCCTTGAACGTAGATTTCAGTTTTGCCTTCCCATTAAGCGTTAATTTGGGAGTAACGTATCTTGATGTCTATCAGAAATACGATGATGCCAATGAAAAAACGCAGCAGCTTCACGCTCCAAAATGGAGTGGAACTTATAATCTGACCTATAAATTTCCTAGTAATCTGACCATAGATTTTACAGGACAGTTGTATGGGCCAATGAGACTTCCTGTTTTACCGAATGATTTCCGTCCTGAGTATTCTCCATTCTATTCGCTGGCTAATATTCAGGTTTCAAAGAGTTTTAAGTCAGGATTTGAAGTCTATTGTGGTATTAAAAATTTATTCAACTTTACTCCTAAAGATCCTCTGATGAGGCCTTTTGACCCGTTTGATAAACATGCTGATGATCCCATCAGCAATCCAAACCATTATACTTTCGATACAGCATACGGCTATGCTCCAATGCAACGTATCAGAGGATTCCTGGGAGTAAAATATACACTAAAATGA
- a CDS encoding homogentisate 1,2-dioxygenase, with the protein MRYHLSGNIPQKRHTVFKSPEDKFYYEQLFGTEGFHGISSLLYHIHRPTQIKSIGEPKDVTPKIAVDKNITPRMFKGMNVTPEDDFMDSRKILLMNNDLKMGLAKPRKSMDYFYKNAECDELLFVHEGTGVLKTFVGDLEFVTGDYLIIPRGTIYQVELQSENTVFFVLESHSPIYTPKRYRNEFGQLLEHSPFCERDIIAPVFKEPKDEKGEFLIKVKKENQITDFIYATHPFDVVGWDGYFYPYKFNIKNFEPITGRIHQPPPVHQNFEAHNFVVCSFCARMYDYHPQAIPAPYNHSNIDSDEVLFYTEGDFMSRNHIDLMDFTLHPGGIVHGPHPGAMERSIGKKFTEEYAVMVDPFRPLKITEEALKVEDPSYKTSWLE; encoded by the coding sequence ATGAGATATCATCTATCGGGAAACATCCCACAAAAAAGGCATACAGTCTTTAAATCTCCGGAAGATAAATTTTACTATGAACAGCTTTTCGGAACCGAAGGCTTTCATGGGATCTCTTCTCTATTGTACCATATTCACCGCCCAACACAGATCAAATCAATCGGGGAGCCGAAAGATGTAACTCCGAAAATTGCGGTGGATAAAAATATTACGCCAAGAATGTTCAAAGGAATGAATGTAACTCCTGAGGATGATTTCATGGACAGCCGTAAGATCCTTTTGATGAATAACGACCTGAAAATGGGACTGGCCAAGCCAAGAAAATCAATGGATTATTTCTACAAAAATGCAGAATGTGACGAACTTTTATTCGTACATGAAGGAACCGGGGTTTTGAAAACATTTGTGGGCGATCTTGAATTTGTAACCGGCGATTATCTTATTATTCCGAGAGGAACTATTTATCAGGTGGAATTACAATCTGAAAATACAGTATTCTTCGTACTGGAAAGCCACTCTCCTATTTACACTCCGAAAAGATACAGAAATGAATTCGGGCAGTTATTGGAACATTCTCCGTTCTGCGAAAGAGACATTATTGCTCCAGTTTTCAAAGAACCTAAGGATGAAAAAGGAGAATTCTTAATTAAAGTAAAGAAAGAAAACCAGATCACAGACTTCATCTATGCAACACATCCGTTTGATGTAGTAGGCTGGGACGGATATTTTTATCCTTATAAATTTAATATCAAAAACTTTGAACCTATTACAGGAAGAATTCACCAACCGCCACCGGTTCACCAGAATTTTGAAGCCCATAACTTTGTAGTATGCTCATTCTGTGCAAGAATGTATGACTACCATCCACAGGCAATTCCAGCTCCTTATAATCATTCCAATATTGATTCTGATGAGGTCTTGTTCTATACAGAAGGTGATTTTATGAGCCGTAACCATATCGACTTAATGGACTTCACCCTTCATCCGGGAGGAATCGTTCATGGTCCTCATCCAGGAGCAATGGAAAGAAGTATCGGTAAAAAATTCACTGAAGAATATGCGGTAATGGTAGACCCTTTCCGTCCTTTAAAAATTACGGAAGAAGCTTTAAAAGTGGAAGATCCATCTTATAAAACTTCATGGTTAGAATAA
- a CDS encoding succinate CoA transferase, whose protein sequence is MLERIRLESLHEKVTTAENAVKMIKDGMTIGSSGFTKAGDSKAILPALAERGKTEDLKVTLMTGASLGHGTDGKLAEANVLKKRMPFQVDPTLRNKINKGEILFIDQHLSESAELLHTKNLQSIDVAVIEAAYIERDGSIVPTTSVGNSVTFAALAKKVIIEINTEVPEEVYGIHDIYQAEDYPYRNVIPIVAPWNKIGRKSIPVDPNKIEAIVFTNLKDSPADIAEPDEKTTAIAKHLLAFFENEVQLGRLTDRLLPLQAGIGKVANAVLTGFKDSNFYDLTMFSEVLQDSTFDLIDSGKLSFASASSITVSKDCYERVLGNLSKYKDKFVLRPQNISNTPGLIRRLGVIAINTAIEFDIYGNVNSTHIGGTKIMNGIGGSGDFARNAYLSIFVTQAASKGNNISHVLPMVSHTDHTEHDVDILVTDVGLADLRGLAPRERAQKIIDNCVHPDYREELQSYFDRACERGGHTPHLLEEAFSWHLRFSETGSMKQQIAAEVSN, encoded by the coding sequence ATGTTAGAAAGAATCAGATTAGAAAGTCTACACGAAAAGGTAACTACAGCTGAAAACGCTGTAAAAATGATTAAAGACGGGATGACCATCGGGTCAAGCGGCTTTACAAAAGCAGGTGACAGCAAAGCCATTTTGCCGGCACTCGCAGAAAGAGGAAAAACAGAAGACCTTAAAGTCACTTTAATGACCGGCGCTTCATTAGGTCATGGTACCGATGGTAAACTGGCTGAAGCGAATGTTTTAAAGAAAAGAATGCCCTTCCAGGTAGATCCTACTTTGAGAAACAAAATCAATAAAGGTGAAATTCTTTTCATCGACCAGCATTTAAGTGAAAGTGCTGAATTGCTTCACACCAAAAATCTCCAAAGCATTGACGTAGCTGTTATAGAAGCTGCTTATATTGAAAGAGACGGAAGTATTGTTCCTACCACTTCAGTAGGAAATTCAGTGACGTTTGCTGCTCTGGCTAAAAAAGTGATCATCGAAATCAATACAGAAGTCCCGGAAGAAGTGTACGGAATCCACGATATTTACCAGGCTGAAGATTATCCATACAGAAATGTTATTCCAATCGTTGCACCATGGAATAAAATTGGGAGAAAAAGTATTCCTGTAGATCCTAATAAAATTGAAGCCATTGTTTTTACTAACCTGAAAGACAGCCCTGCTGATATTGCAGAACCGGATGAGAAAACAACAGCCATCGCCAAACACCTTCTCGCCTTCTTTGAAAATGAAGTTCAGTTAGGACGTCTTACAGACAGATTATTACCACTTCAGGCAGGAATCGGAAAAGTAGCGAATGCTGTACTTACAGGATTTAAAGACAGTAATTTCTATGACTTAACGATGTTTTCAGAGGTTCTTCAGGACAGCACCTTTGATCTTATAGACTCTGGTAAATTAAGCTTTGCCTCTGCATCTTCTATTACCGTTTCAAAAGACTGCTATGAAAGAGTATTAGGAAATCTTTCAAAATATAAAGACAAATTTGTTCTAAGACCTCAGAATATATCCAATACACCAGGATTGATCAGAAGACTGGGAGTAATTGCCATCAATACAGCCATTGAATTTGATATTTATGGAAATGTAAACTCTACTCATATCGGCGGAACAAAAATCATGAACGGAATTGGTGGTTCCGGAGACTTTGCCAGAAATGCTTATTTAAGTATTTTTGTAACTCAGGCCGCTTCAAAAGGAAATAATATTTCCCATGTGCTTCCAATGGTTTCTCACACAGACCATACCGAACATGATGTTGACATTTTGGTTACCGATGTTGGATTAGCTGACTTAAGAGGATTAGCCCCAAGAGAAAGAGCTCAGAAAATTATTGATAACTGTGTTCATCCTGATTACAGAGAAGAGCTGCAATCTTATTTTGACAGAGCCTGTGAACGTGGAGGGCATACCCCTCACCTGCTGGAAGAAGCTTTCAGCTGGCATTTACGTTTCTCTGAAACCGGAAGCATGAAGCAGCAGATAGCAGCTGAAGTTTCCAATTAA
- the hppD gene encoding 4-hydroxyphenylpyruvate dioxygenase: protein MSTLTFAEKIAQAENFLPINGTDYIEFYVGNAKQAAHYYKTAFGFQSVAYAGPETGVRDRASYVLQQGKIRLVLTTGLTSESPINEHVKKHGDGVKILALWVDDAYAAFEETTKRGGKPYLEPVTLTDEHGEVKMSGIYTYGETVHMFVERKNYNGAFMPGYEKWESDYKPEEAGLLYVDHCVGNVDWNRMIPTVEWYEKVMGFVNILSFDDKQINTEYSALMSKVMSNGNGYAKFPINEPAEGKKKSQVEEYLDFYEGEGVQHIAVATKDIIHTVTELKKRGVEFLSAPPEAYYDMVPQRVGHIDEDLKKLQDLGILIDHDEEGYLLQIFTKPVEDRPTLFFEIIERHGAQSFGAGNFKALFEALEREQERRGNL, encoded by the coding sequence ATGTCAACACTTACATTTGCCGAGAAGATTGCTCAAGCAGAGAATTTCTTACCGATCAACGGTACAGATTATATTGAGTTTTATGTAGGAAATGCAAAACAGGCTGCCCATTATTACAAAACCGCTTTCGGTTTTCAGTCTGTAGCATATGCGGGTCCTGAAACAGGAGTAAGAGACCGCGCATCTTATGTGCTTCAACAAGGGAAAATCAGATTAGTGCTTACTACAGGACTTACTTCTGAATCTCCTATCAACGAACACGTAAAAAAACATGGTGACGGAGTAAAAATTTTGGCACTTTGGGTAGATGACGCGTATGCAGCATTCGAAGAAACAACTAAAAGAGGTGGAAAACCTTATTTAGAGCCAGTAACTTTAACTGATGAGCACGGTGAAGTAAAAATGTCCGGAATTTATACGTACGGAGAAACTGTTCACATGTTTGTAGAAAGAAAAAATTACAACGGAGCTTTCATGCCTGGGTATGAGAAATGGGAAAGTGACTACAAGCCTGAAGAAGCTGGTTTATTGTATGTAGACCACTGCGTAGGAAACGTAGACTGGAACAGAATGATCCCTACTGTAGAATGGTATGAAAAAGTAATGGGATTTGTAAACATCCTTTCTTTTGATGACAAACAGATCAATACAGAATATTCTGCATTGATGTCTAAAGTAATGTCCAACGGAAACGGATATGCGAAATTCCCTATTAACGAACCTGCAGAAGGTAAAAAGAAATCCCAGGTAGAAGAATATCTTGACTTCTATGAGGGAGAAGGGGTACAGCACATTGCTGTTGCTACCAAAGACATTATCCATACAGTAACTGAACTTAAAAAGCGCGGTGTAGAGTTCCTTTCAGCTCCACCAGAAGCTTATTATGATATGGTTCCTCAAAGAGTGGGTCATATTGATGAAGATCTTAAGAAACTTCAAGACTTAGGTATACTTATTGATCATGATGAAGAAGGATATCTATTACAGATCTTTACTAAGCCTGTAGAAGACCGTCCTACTCTATTCTTCGAAATTATTGAAAGACACGGTGCACAGAGTTTTGGAGCCGGGAACTTCAAAGCATTGTTCGAAGCATTAGAAAGAGAACAGGAAAGAAGAGGAAATCTTTAA
- the fahA gene encoding fumarylacetoacetase, whose product MKSFVDYSSNSDFSIHNIPFGVAVFNKEYIGCCTRIGDQVIDLATLYDLGYFEDIEGLDDNVFEAYTINEFIELGKPVTNAVRTKIQALLQEGSALSKDQKTIEEAFYDLDKVKMMMPVHIPNYTDFYSSIEHATNVGKMFRDPANALLPNWKHLPVGYHGRASSIVVSGTEINRPKGQTKPADADKPVFGPCKQLDFELEMAFIINKNTEMGESISIKDAEDAIFGMVVFNDWSARDIQAWEYVPLGPFLAKNFGSSISPWVVTLEALEPFRTASPTQDPEVLDYLKFEGDKNYDINLEVYIQPENGEQNLICESNYKHMYWNMTQQLAHHTVNGCNVEVGDMYASGTISGSDPKSFGSMLELTWRGQNPLSLSNGEERKFIEDNDTVTMKAWAEKDGVRVGFGEVSGKIIPTL is encoded by the coding sequence ATGAAATCATTTGTAGACTATTCCTCAAATTCGGATTTTTCTATACACAATATTCCTTTCGGAGTGGCAGTATTCAACAAAGAATATATCGGATGCTGTACAAGAATCGGAGATCAGGTTATTGATCTTGCCACCCTTTATGATCTTGGCTATTTTGAAGACATTGAAGGCTTGGACGATAACGTTTTTGAAGCTTATACCATCAATGAATTTATTGAACTGGGTAAACCTGTTACCAATGCAGTTCGTACCAAAATCCAGGCATTATTACAGGAAGGGTCTGCTTTGTCAAAAGATCAAAAAACAATTGAAGAGGCTTTCTATGACCTTGATAAGGTAAAAATGATGATGCCTGTTCACATTCCAAACTATACAGACTTCTACAGCAGCATTGAGCATGCTACCAATGTAGGAAAAATGTTCCGTGATCCTGCGAATGCATTATTACCAAACTGGAAGCATTTACCGGTAGGTTATCATGGAAGAGCTTCCTCTATTGTTGTTTCCGGAACGGAAATTAATCGTCCGAAAGGGCAGACAAAACCTGCTGATGCTGACAAGCCTGTTTTCGGACCTTGTAAGCAGTTAGATTTTGAACTGGAAATGGCTTTCATCATCAACAAAAATACAGAGATGGGAGAAAGTATTTCCATTAAAGATGCTGAAGATGCGATCTTCGGAATGGTTGTATTCAACGACTGGTCTGCAAGAGACATCCAGGCATGGGAATATGTTCCACTAGGACCATTCCTTGCAAAAAACTTCGGTTCATCTATTTCTCCATGGGTAGTTACCCTTGAAGCGTTGGAACCATTCAGAACAGCTTCTCCTACACAGGACCCTGAAGTTTTAGATTATTTGAAATTTGAAGGAGACAAAAACTACGATATCAACCTTGAAGTATATATTCAACCTGAAAACGGAGAACAAAACCTGATCTGCGAAAGCAACTATAAACACATGTACTGGAATATGACCCAACAACTGGCTCATCACACCGTAAATGGGTGTAATGTAGAAGTTGGTGATATGTACGCAAGTGGAACGATTTCAGGAAGTGATCCAAAATCTTTCGGTTCTATGCTTGAGCTAACATGGAGAGGCCAAAATCCTTTATCATTAAGCAACGGTGAAGAAAGAAAATTCATTGAAGATAACGATACCGTTACCATGAAGGCCTGGGCTGAAAAAGATGGTGTGAGAGTAGGTTTCGGTGAAGTTTCAGGGAAAATTATCCCAACACTTTAG
- a CDS encoding flavin reductase family protein, with amino-acid sequence MKTVIPSEITSVQLQTIMQTAVSPRPIALASTVDKDGNHNLSPFSFFNMFSTVPPILIFSPSRRVRDNTTKHTLENVLEVPEVVIGTVNFPIVQQISLASTEYETGVNEFIKSGLTMKDADLVKPKLIEECPVNFECKVLEVKSLGDQGGAGNLVICEVQKIHIREEYLNEAGNLDQEKLDMVARLGSNWYSRSNENSLFEVPKPLVTKGIGFDLLPDAIKYSKIFTGNDLGMLANVEVLPSGEYYSETAIHLDAQKLLLESKIEEAWKILIK; translated from the coding sequence ATGAAAACAGTAATTCCATCCGAAATAACCTCCGTACAGCTTCAGACCATTATGCAGACAGCGGTTTCACCACGTCCTATTGCATTGGCTTCTACGGTGGATAAAGACGGTAATCATAACTTATCCCCATTCAGTTTTTTCAATATGTTCAGTACGGTTCCTCCGATTCTGATCTTTTCACCATCGAGAAGAGTGCGTGACAATACCACCAAACACACCCTTGAAAATGTATTGGAAGTACCGGAAGTGGTCATTGGAACTGTAAATTTTCCGATTGTACAACAGATTTCTTTGGCTTCTACAGAATACGAAACAGGAGTGAATGAATTTATAAAATCCGGATTGACTATGAAAGATGCCGATCTGGTAAAACCCAAACTGATTGAAGAATGCCCTGTAAATTTTGAATGCAAAGTTTTAGAGGTAAAATCTTTAGGCGATCAGGGGGGAGCAGGAAATCTTGTCATCTGTGAAGTTCAGAAGATTCATATCAGAGAAGAATACCTGAATGAAGCTGGAAATCTGGATCAGGAAAAATTGGATATGGTAGCCCGCCTAGGCAGCAACTGGTATTCCAGAAGTAACGAAAACAGCCTTTTTGAAGTCCCTAAACCCTTAGTAACAAAAGGAATTGGTTTTGATCTTTTACCTGATGCAATCAAATACAGTAAAATATTTACAGGAAATGATTTGGGAATGCTGGCTAATGTTGAAGTATTACCTTCCGGAGAATATTATTCAGAAACGGCTATTCATCTGGATGCCCAAAAGTTATTACTGGAAAGTAAAATTGAAGAAGCCTGGAAGATTTTAATTAAATAA